In Nocardioides nitrophenolicus, the genomic window CGAGCAGGTCGGTCCGGGGATCGGCGAGGTGGACCTCGACGTTCGCGATCACGCCGGGGAACGCCCGTCGCCAGGGCCGGAGCAGGTCGTCGATCGCCGACGCCGCGCGCTCCACCAGCAGCGCCTGGGGCGTCCACGCGTCCGGGCGGTCGCCGGAGACCCGGTCGTCGGGCTGCCAGGCGTGGACGACACGGACGATCGCCCCGGACTGCTCCGCGCGCCGGAAGGCCGCGCCGAGCAGCTCCGCGCTGTGAGCCGGCTCCTTCAACGCGACCAGGATCCGTTGCCGAGGGGTCTGGGCGTCGTGCCAGCCCTCGGGTACGACGGCGACCGGCGCGGTCGCGTGCGCCGCGACGTCCTCGGTGGTCGCTCCGCCGAGGAGCCGACGCAGGCCGGTCCGGTGCTCGCGCCCGATCACCAGCAGCCGGGCATCTTCCGCGGACCCCAGGAGCACGGACGCGGGAGCACCGTGACAGGTGACGACCTGGACCGCGACGTCGCCTGCCAGCCGGGACGCCTCGGCGCGCAAGGTCGCCTCCACCTGCCGGCGCTCGGCGTCCAGCTCCTCCGCGAGGACCGGCAGGTCCACGAAGGCGGAGGTCCGCAGTGGCATGGCGTGCACGATGCGCAGCGGCGCCGCGCCGCGGCGCGCCTCGGCCAGGGCGTAGCGCAGCGCTCCGCTGCTGGCGTAGCCGCCGTCGTGCCCGACGACGACGGGACGGGGCGCGGTGGTGGTCATGGTGCCTCCTCGGGGTCGCTCCGAGCCTCGCCTCCCGACGAGGC contains:
- a CDS encoding universal stress protein codes for the protein MTTTAPRPVVVGHDGGYASSGALRYALAEARRGAAPLRIVHAMPLRTSAFVDLPVLAEELDAERRQVEATLRAEASRLAGDVAVQVVTCHGAPASVLLGSAEDARLLVIGREHRTGLRRLLGGATTEDVAAHATAPVAVVPEGWHDAQTPRQRILVALKEPAHSAELLGAAFRRAEQSGAIVRVVHAWQPDDRVSGDRPDAWTPQALLVERAASAIDDLLRPWRRAFPGVIANVEVHLADPRTDLLEESAAADLVVLLRGEAPVFGPHLGGVLRPVLHAADCPVLLVPATSGQLPPLDLELERAGTMLR